TTCCGGTGTACGAATCATTTTTCAAGCTGACCGGTCGCCCGTTCGAAAACTTCGGCGATGACAGTTACTATCCGTCGGAATCCCACCAGACCGCGATGCTGAAAATGCGCTACGCCATCGAAAACCGGCGTTCGGCGATCGCGGTATGCGGCGACAGCGGAATCGGTAAATCAATGCTGATTCGGCTTTTGGCGGCACAATTGCCCGAAGCGATCGCACCATTGGTGACGGTTGTTTTTCCCAAACTGCCCGGCGATCAATTGTTGGGATACGTCACCGACAAGATCACTCGCCAGTGTGGACCGCCCGATGAACCGGATCGCTTGACCCTTCATCGTTTGGAATCGTTTTTGGATGAAAACGTTGCGGCCGATCGCCACGCTTTGGTGGTGGTCGACGAAGCTCACCTGCTGGACAGTCACGAGCAACTGGAAACCTTGCGTCTGTTGCTGAACCTGGCCACCGGTGGTGGCCATGCAGAATCCGCTTTGACATTGCTGTTGGTCGGCCAAAGTATCCTACTGACGCAAATCGAACAGAACGCATCCTTGGATGAACGCGTCAGCGAAAAATGTCTGCTGCGACGTTTCACGCCCGACCAAACCGCGTCTTACGTCCAGCATCGATTGCAACAGGTCGGTCGCCAAATGCCCGACGTTTTCACAACGGCGGCCGTCGACCGACTGCATTCTCGTTCGCTAGGCATACCACGCCGGATCAACCGGCTGGCTGATTTGGCATTGATGGTGGCGTACGCGGATGATGCGGCCCGGGTGACCGAAGATCACATCGAAGGTGTGCACCGGGAATTGGCGACCACGCCTTGATTGGTGACGCCCGCGACTATTGATCCGCGTCGTCGGATTTTTGATAGGCTTCCGCTTCGGTAACAGCTTGATCGACACAGCAGACCAGCGATTCGATTTGCGCCGGCTCAATCGGCTCGGCGGCATTCTGGATCTGTTCGGCCAGCTTTCCAACTCCAACCGCTCCGACCGATAACGATGCGCCTTTGAGCGTATGTGCGGCCTGTCGAACCTTGTCCCATTGCTGTTGTTCGGTCGCATCACTCATCTGATCGGCCAG
The Crateriforma spongiae DNA segment above includes these coding regions:
- a CDS encoding ExeA family protein, which codes for MYESFFKLTGRPFENFGDDSYYPSESHQTAMLKMRYAIENRRSAIAVCGDSGIGKSMLIRLLAAQLPEAIAPLVTVVFPKLPGDQLLGYVTDKITRQCGPPDEPDRLTLHRLESFLDENVAADRHALVVVDEAHLLDSHEQLETLRLLLNLATGGGHAESALTLLLVGQSILLTQIEQNASLDERVSEKCLLRRFTPDQTASYVQHRLQQVGRQMPDVFTTAAVDRLHSRSLGIPRRINRLADLALMVAYADDAARVTEDHIEGVHRELATTP